AAACAACTTGGTCTTCCAAGTTGTTTTTTCATATTAATAAAGTAATATTCTTTACTATTTTCACTGTTTTGCTATAATTTCATCATCAAGATAATGGAGGTCGATGAAAATGATCAAATTGAATCGAGAAATTTCAATGAGAGTTGTAAAGTTACTAGCCAATAATTGTGCCTGTCGTTGTTCCTTCTGTCGTGATTTAACCCATTGTGGAAGTAAAGAAAATGGATGTCATTGTTAAAATTATTATCTAACATCAATAACGATTGGAGCAAAGTTTTTATGTTTTGCTCTTTTTTGAGTGGTATTACTTTCTTTTTCAAAAAAAGAGCGGTAAAATTAAATTATAAGAAAGGTAGGTCTTGAAAATGACAATTAATAAAGAAGCAATTACCCATTTAATTAACGAGGACAAAAAAGAAATCGAACGTTTAGAAAGCCGCCGCACTGATGATCTAGGAAACTCAATCAACTATATTGAAAATGAATTACAAATTCAATATTTAGCTGGAAGAATTGCCGGACTAGAAGCAACTCTTGGAGATGAATAATACTTAACTACAAAAAAGTCTGCAGACACCATTTAACATGTGTCTACAGACTTTTTATTTTAGAAATATTTAGGCATATTTACATTCATAGCGTCAATGCCCGCTTCTAATAATTTTATTTGAGCTAAAGTTTGCTCAGGTTTGACAACAGGTTCTTGCCCGTTGACAAGCGTTTCATAGATTGCCTGATAAACACGAGAATAATCACCCACTTCTGAGACTACTTTTTCTTGATGATACTGGCCTGATTCATCAACATACGTCAACTCACCGTAATGCTCGGGTAAATCCAAGCCAAAGTCAGCGTTAGTCGGCATATAGAATAATTTCAAATGTTCTTCTTGGCGATCTTTTGTGGTCTTAATAAAACAACCTTTTGTTCCATATACCGCAAAACTTGGACGCTCCTTTATTCTAAAGAAACTTGATTTTACTGATACTTTTAAACCTTTTTCGTAGAACAAATCTAAGTCGAAATAGTCGTTCATACGATTTAGTCCTAATAACTGACGAACGTCATAATGGACATCTAGTGGTTCTCCAAAATACGAAATAACTTGATCAAGTGTGTGACAAGCATGGCTATACAAAAAGTCGTTAATTACATCTAAACGCTGATTATTCGTTGGTACTTCCGGTCTGAAATAATCAAAATGCATCTCTAACTCTAAAATATCCCCCAATTTGCCACTTTCAATTACTTTTTGTACTGTTAAAAAGTCAGAATCATAACGTCTATTTTGATAACACTCTAAGAACAACCCTTTTTCCTTAGCTAAAGCAAATAACTCTTGTGCTTGCTCAGAAGTTTCACAAAACGGTTTTTCTAGTAAAACATTATGTCCGCGTTGCAAAGCTTCCTTAGCCAACTCAAAATGACTTGTCGGAGGTGTCGTAATCACGACCAAATCCAAACTGTTATCTCCCCAAATAGCCTCTATATCGTTAACATACTCAACACCCTCTAACGTGTCCCACTTAGGCTCGCTTCGTGCATAGATTTTTTTTACTACAATTTCTTTTATTTTAGTCGCAAATGGCAAATGATAACGATTGGTACTTTTACCATTACCGATATAAGCAATGTTTAACATACATTATTCCTCCAAAATTCATTTGTTAACTTTATTTAAGCATTCTTCTTTAAATCTGTAAACTCTCTGTACTAATTAGGCAAATTATTCCAAAAAATGGAGGCTATGCTCATTATTTTTGGAATTTTTTTGCAATTAGTTAGAACCTCCTTGACGAATACGCTTTTTATTAAGACAATGAAAGTGGAGGTGTTGCTAAATGTTAATTTTACAAGCACTCAAAGAAAAGAAAAACTTCAACTCTTCTGAAATTGAATTAGCAAACTATATATTAACGAATGCTGAGGACGTATTAGACGATTCTATTCAAGAATTATCAAATAAAACCTTTCATGCTACTTCGACCATCTACCGACTATGTCGCAAAATTGGTTTGAAAGGCTATAAAGACTTCAAAATTAAATTATCAGCTGAATTGCAAGCAAATCCTGTAACCCCTAGTTTAGTAGATCCAAACTTTCCTTTTAAAAAAGAAGACAATACACGCTCGATCGCAAAAAAAATACTAGAACTTTCCATTTCATCGCTCGAGTATACGGAAAAACTATTAACTGATAACTTGATTGACCAAGCAACTCACTATTTAACAAACGCAAATAAAATAGGGATTTTTGGTTATGGAGATACTTACTTACCCGCTTTAAACTTTCAAAATAAAATGATGAAAATTGGCAAACGCGTGGAACTGACTCCCATACCTGGCGAGACACACCAGTTAGCCTTTCAATTTTCACCTGAAGACTGTGCCATTGTCTTATCTTATAGCGGACAAAGTAAAAACATGTATGAAATCGCCCAAATCTTACGTCAACGAAAAACCAAAATTATCGCTATCACTTCTAATGGCGATTCACATATTGCTGCGCTAAGTGATTTATCAATTGAAATTGCTAATAAAGAAAGCCAATCAGTTAAACAATCTACCTTTTCATCTCAATTAGCGATTGACTACGTATTGAATACTCTCTATTCTTGTTTATTCGTTGAAAATTTTGAAGTAAATCAACAAAAACGAATTAGCGCGGAATTAAATTTCTTAAATGACCGTTTCTTCTGAAAAAAAATAACCTCGATAGATAAGCTGACTTATTTATCGAGGTTATTTGGTTACGTATTGATTAATGGCCTTTCATATCATCCAAGGCAACTTCGTTTAATATTCCGTCATTCATTTCCAAAATACGATCACAATATGACAACATACGTGTATCATGCGTTACCATAATAATCGTTGTATTAGACTCATGTGAAATTTTTTGGAACACTTCCACCACTTCATAAGCTTTTTCGGTATCTA
This is a stretch of genomic DNA from Vagococcus zengguangii. It encodes these proteins:
- a CDS encoding Gfo/Idh/MocA family oxidoreductase, translated to MLNIAYIGNGKSTNRYHLPFATKIKEIVVKKIYARSEPKWDTLEGVEYVNDIEAIWGDNSLDLVVITTPPTSHFELAKEALQRGHNVLLEKPFCETSEQAQELFALAKEKGLFLECYQNRRYDSDFLTVQKVIESGKLGDILELEMHFDYFRPEVPTNNQRLDVINDFLYSHACHTLDQVISYFGEPLDVHYDVRQLLGLNRMNDYFDLDLFYEKGLKVSVKSSFFRIKERPSFAVYGTKGCFIKTTKDRQEEHLKLFYMPTNADFGLDLPEHYGELTYVDESGQYHQEKVVSEVGDYSRVYQAIYETLVNGQEPVVKPEQTLAQIKLLEAGIDAMNVNMPKYF
- a CDS encoding MurR/RpiR family transcriptional regulator, encoding MLILQALKEKKNFNSSEIELANYILTNAEDVLDDSIQELSNKTFHATSTIYRLCRKIGLKGYKDFKIKLSAELQANPVTPSLVDPNFPFKKEDNTRSIAKKILELSISSLEYTEKLLTDNLIDQATHYLTNANKIGIFGYGDTYLPALNFQNKMMKIGKRVELTPIPGETHQLAFQFSPEDCAIVLSYSGQSKNMYEIAQILRQRKTKIIAITSNGDSHIAALSDLSIEIANKESQSVKQSTFSSQLAIDYVLNTLYSCLFVENFEVNQQKRISAELNFLNDRFF